The Aureispira anguillae genome contains a region encoding:
- a CDS encoding KilA-N domain-containing protein: MSDITKFDYDGVNISFEFSDGNRMINATEMAKPFQDKRMNNFLRTKQTKEYIQVLEKRYANWRIAEKREVLRVVKGGDASKGEQGTWMDEKLALKFAAWLSVEFELWVYDRIDELLKTGKTELPDYSPSTEIIRSIRLIADQLEFHGKEIGEIKEDISLIKDHVSDLEAKITSIDEQYYSVSGYCSLHSIPCPLDKAKGWGYNATKESNKKGIAIGKAYDAKYGSINTYHIDILKDVIK; encoded by the coding sequence ATGAGCGATATAACTAAGTTTGATTACGATGGTGTAAATATATCATTTGAGTTTTCTGATGGAAATAGAATGATAAATGCAACAGAGATGGCAAAGCCATTTCAAGATAAACGCATGAATAACTTCTTACGAACCAAGCAGACAAAAGAATACATTCAAGTACTAGAAAAGCGATACGCTAATTGGCGCATCGCTGAAAAACGTGAAGTATTAAGGGTTGTAAAAGGTGGTGATGCTTCAAAGGGCGAACAAGGAACTTGGATGGATGAAAAGCTTGCGCTCAAATTTGCAGCATGGTTGTCAGTAGAATTTGAACTTTGGGTCTATGATCGAATAGATGAATTACTCAAAACAGGGAAAACTGAACTTCCAGATTATAGCCCATCAACCGAAATAATTAGAAGTATTCGTTTGATTGCAGACCAGTTAGAATTCCACGGAAAAGAGATTGGCGAAATAAAAGAAGATATTAGTCTTATAAAAGATCATGTCTCAGATTTGGAAGCAAAGATCACTTCCATTGATGAACAATATTATAGTGTATCTGGTTATTGTTCTCTTCATTCAATTCCATGTCCATTAGATAAAGCGAAAGGGTGGGGGTATAATGCGACAAAGGAAAGTAACAAAAAAGGTATTGCGATTGGAAAAGCGTATGATGCCAAATATGGCTCAATTAACACCTACCATATTGATATACTTAAAGATGTCATAAAATAA
- a CDS encoding ArdC family protein, whose protein sequence is MQQNKKTTSDTDVYQEVTNKLIQLLEKGTVPWKQLFKASEYGFAQNYYTKHQYSGINWFLLNFVTNYEVPYYLTWKQVQKLGGKVIKGSQAERIYYVNFYCTDDEGKTLSAAEVQTAEENGTPLKKHPYLRRYTVFNISCTEGIEWEKPPLETQEIRPIERCETLLDSMEDLPKIQFIDKETAYYAPLKDVINMPKLQQFAEHGAEAYYRVLFHELIHWTGHSTRLARKGIMLMQNKGKMIYSEEELTSELGACMLASLTEIQEENLLQNSAAYLQSWLDCMKEDKRFIFRVAPQAENAVKYILGS, encoded by the coding sequence ATGCAACAAAATAAGAAAACTACTTCCGATACAGACGTGTATCAAGAAGTAACCAATAAACTAATTCAATTGCTCGAAAAAGGCACTGTTCCATGGAAGCAACTTTTCAAGGCTTCTGAATACGGCTTTGCACAGAATTATTACACCAAACATCAATACAGTGGTATTAATTGGTTTCTGCTCAACTTTGTAACAAACTATGAGGTACCCTATTATTTAACCTGGAAACAAGTTCAAAAGCTTGGAGGGAAAGTCATCAAAGGCTCACAAGCTGAACGAATTTATTACGTCAATTTTTATTGCACAGATGATGAAGGTAAAACACTTTCTGCTGCAGAGGTACAAACTGCGGAAGAAAATGGAACGCCTCTAAAAAAACATCCATATCTGAGACGATATACTGTTTTTAATATCAGTTGCACAGAAGGCATTGAATGGGAAAAGCCACCTCTTGAAACACAAGAGATTCGGCCAATTGAGCGTTGTGAGACACTTCTTGATTCTATGGAAGATCTCCCTAAAATTCAGTTTATAGACAAAGAAACTGCCTATTATGCGCCGTTAAAAGATGTTATCAATATGCCCAAACTCCAACAATTTGCAGAACATGGAGCAGAAGCTTATTATCGAGTTCTTTTCCATGAGTTAATCCATTGGACAGGGCATAGTACTCGTCTAGCACGAAAGGGGATTATGCTTATGCAAAACAAAGGTAAAATGATTTATTCTGAGGAAGAATTAACCTCAGAACTTGGGGCTTGTATGCTTGCTTCTCTCACTGAGATTCAGGAAGAAAACCTTTTGCAAAACTCCGCAGCGTATTTACAGTCATGGTTGGACTGTATGAAAGAAGATAAACGATTTATTTTCCGAGTCGCTCCACAAGCTGAAAATGCTGTCAAATATATTCTTGGTAGCTAA